From Scophthalmus maximus strain ysfricsl-2021 chromosome 14, ASM2237912v1, whole genome shotgun sequence, one genomic window encodes:
- the si:dkey-91i10.2 gene encoding uncharacterized protein si:dkey-91i10.2, with protein sequence MPSAMQHVKPPPPCDYPCTSSATASAGFPAGCASPLDLVVDMEPCIANLPLSPDPLSSFPRHRPGAPHYPGLHGPPYPLMARCNSSTLLSNLGLRYCSSRQSPLGMGLSQGMAPGSFHTGGNCGRPYRSMENLNWNAVADSGLCAFSAAPYRSVDSEFILRCTSMSHWYDGPPDGSLVGTHGLPNQESLAFYPRHVLPRKDLPLFPQLLFPGGVDEWDARKGLREKLRLQSARSALESLKPLPLRPQVTQGCAPIEKEGVQSTGAGPRPLCPMRITNPEEIKQEVLRRLQLRRQNSSPNLTLHSSPSAPKVVKTSFTTENIVGNRLGSDPASECRRPPAGRLHIPTFEEFKRMRQKEGEQGKESTAGSVVSGKTEEAASDSEIPASDRTVHESGSRIEERRDHEEKLPSNTVNGHSTADPTSVTSTYSPIRTGPSPRSPLQPLASSAQEKATAAGANDGSISRRRRSSLEPAGSVPFPHGRENWERPSSCCPALLLEGTDLSSYGAKIYKMKDGLIGSALDLIKKSCSAEISAETPVRLSGDRHGGCDITAPSTDCQPSAVAMATSATSACRAEAADETPAGGGGGGGGREEAEECHTGLGCRRSSSDVAYELAETVRAQRECRLRPHYSDPMPADASKRKQLEMKIAAAARLHSHRRDRDRDRDSAPAALRGRSEPPGEERQAGLGVTRSGQHRWSTISSLSADSGVVGLSDEREEEDSEPRRCRRNRGAEVERVDSGIGPGLSRTWKRPSASLRAWEAQRPCPDCGLRDGASKERGERMCERCSKLRTERKEAILEFLNTESSYGEDLRIIREEFYCPMQSAGLLTAEQLAVVFSNVQELIDVNDRFTEHLQDSIDHAFDQGDEDLLTVHIGEIFLEFVNMLPAFQTYCLQQSTAVNMLNTLEKEKELLRIFLDVSQNDNTALRRMNLRSFLMAPLQRVTKYPLLLSRIIKVTTECHPDYARLREAKSRVESHLEHINMKTKQEGNGVTWSLRSFRRDSRKNREVINIEMREVSMKTVGWARENTRFVMEGPLQLSQPADGQWLKKGSKALKFQNVQSLLMVRTQRAGDAPGPGGEPAPQVEGGGESIRDGVLVLIKDKSSGKFAVLREPIRLGNCVVSTDPDCEDTFEVLDIRRESFVFRASDKSRTQQWFHQIKRYTRDLGTWRKRRNALPNIMINTNQTRS encoded by the exons ATGCCCTCCGCCATGCAACACGTGAAGCCTCCACCGCCATGTGACTACCCCTGCACGTCCTCTGCCACAGCCTCCGCCGGCTTTCCTGCAGGCTGCGCCTCCCCCCTCGACCTTGTCGTAGACATGGAGCCCTGCATTGCCAACCTCCCGCTGTCCCCCGACCCCCTGTCGTCCTTCCCTCGACACAGACCCGGCGCTCCTCACTACCCCGGCCTCCACGGACCTCCTTACCCTCTCATGGCcaggtgtaacagcagcactcTGCTCTCCAACCTGGGGCTGAGGTACTGCTCCAGCAGGCAGAGCCCCTTAGGGATGGGGCTGAGTCAGGGGATGGCCCCGGGCTCCTTCCACACCGGAGGCAACTGCGGCCGGCCGTACAGGAGTATGGAGAACCTGAACTGGAACGCTGTGGCAGATTCGGGCCTGTGTGCATTCAGTGCTGCCCCCTACAGGAGTGTGGACAGTGAGTTTATTTTACGCTGCACATCCATGAGCCACTGGTATGACGGGCCCCCAGATGGATCTCTGGTGGGGACTCATGGACTACCCAACCAAGAGAGCCTGGCATTCTACCCTCGACATGTGTTACCCAGGAAGGACCTACCGCTCTTCCCCCAGCTGCTTTTTCCAGGTGGCGTTGACGAATGGGATGCAAGGAAAGGCCTGAGGGAGAAACTCCGCTTGCAGAGTGCGAGGTCGGCACTTGAGTCTCTGAAGCCCCTCCCTTTGAGGCCTCAGGTGACCCAAGGATGTGCACCCATCGAGAAGGAGGGTGTGCAGTCAACAGGCGCTGGTCCCAGGCCGCTGTGCCCAATGCGCATCACCAACCCCGAGGAGATCAAGCAGGAGGTCCTGAGGCGCCTGCAGCTCCGGCGTCAGAACAGCAGCCCCAACCTCACTCTCCACAGCTCCCCGTCCGCCCCCAAAGTGGTCAAAACATCCTTCACAACCGAGAACATCGTAGGCAACAGGCTTGGATCCGATCCTGCGTCCGAGTGCCGCAGACCTCCTGCGGGACGCCTACACATCCCAACATTTGAGGAGTTTAAGCGGATGAGGCagaaggagggggagcagggcaAAGAGTCCACAGCGGGTTCTGTGGTATCTGGAAAGACTGAGGAAGCAGCATCAGACAGTGAGATACCTGCCTCTGATCGGACTGTCCATGAGTCAGGTTCTCGtatagaggagagaagagaccaCGAGGAGAAACTTCCTTCTAACACTGTGAACGGACACAGCACCGCGGATCCTACCTCCGTTACCAGCACTTATTCCCCCATCCGCACTGGCCCGTCTCCACGTTCGCCCCTACAGCCGCTGGCAAGCTCAGCCCAGGAGAAAGCGACCGCCGCAGGGGCGAATGACGGTAGCATTAGCAGGCGCAGGAGGAGCAGCCTGGAACCAGCCGGGTCAGTTCCCTTCCCGCACGGCAGAGAGAACTGGGAACGGCCCTCCAGCTGCTGCCCGGCGCTCCTCCTGGAGGGGACGGACCTGTCAAGCTACGGGGCTAAGATTTACAAGATGAAGGATGGCCTCATCGGCTCCGCACTGGACCTCATCAAGAAGAG CTGCAGTGCAGAGATTTCCGCCGAGACTCCCGTCAGGCTGTCAGGTGACCGGCACGGAGGCTGTGACATCACCGCCCCCTCGACCGACTGTCAGCCCTCcgccgttgccatggcaacgtcGGCAACGTCGGCCTGCAGAGCCGAGGCTGCCGACGAGACGcctgcaggaggtggaggaggaggaggaggaagagaggaagcagaagaatgc CACACCGGCCTGGGCTGCAGGCGCTCCAGCTCGGACGTGGCCTATGAGCTGGCGGAGACGGTGAGGGCACAGCGCGAGTGCCGTCTGCGGCCCCACTACAGCGACCCCATGCCGGCCGACGCCTCCAAGCGCAAACAGCTGGAGATGAAGATCGCTGCCGCCGCCCGCCTCCACAGCCACCGCCGGGACCGAGACCGAGACCGGGACAGCG CTCCTGCAGCACTCCGCGGCCGCTCAGAGCCCCCCGGTGAGGAGCGCCAGGCGGGTCTGGGTGTGACTCGGTCCGGGCAGCACCGCTGGAGCACCATCAGCAGCCTGAGCGCCGACAGCGGCGTGGTGGGTCTCAGCgacgagagggaggaggaggacagcgagCCTCGCCGCTGCCGCCGCAACAGGGGGGCCGAGGTGGAGCGGGTGGACAGCGGCATTGGCCCGGGGCTGTCGCGCACCTGGAAGAGGCCATCCGCCTCCCTCCGAGCCTGGGAGGCCCAGAGGCCCTGTCCGGACTGCGGCCTGAGGGACGGGGCGTCCAAAGAGCGGGGCGAGCGCATGTGCGAGCGCTGCTCCAAGCTGCGCACGGAGCGCAAGGAAGCCATCCTGGAGTTCCTGAACACAGAGTCCAGCTACGGCGAGGACCTGCGGATCATCAGGGAGGAGTTCTACTGCCCCATGCAGAGCGCGGGGCTGCTGACGGCCGAGCAGCTCGCCGTGGTGTTCAGCAACGTGCAGGAGCTGATCGACGTCAACGACCGCTTCACTGAACACCTGCAGGACAGCATCGACCACGCCTTCGACCAG GGAGATGAGGATCTGCTGACGGTGCACATAGGGGAGATCTTCCTGGAGTTCGTCAACATGCTGCCCGCCTTCCAGACCTACTGCCTGCAGCAGTCCACCGCGGTCAACATGCTCAACAcgctggagaaagagaaggaactGCTCAG aATCTTCCTGGATGTCTCCCAGAACGACAACACAGCGCTGCGCCGGATGAACCTGCGCTCCTTCCTCATGGCGCCCCTGCAGCGCGTGACCAAATACCCGCTCTTGTTGAGCCGCATCATCAAGGTCACCACCGAATGCCACCCCGACTACGCGCGCCTCCGCGAGGCCAAGAGTCGGGTGGAGTCCCACCTGGAGCACATCAACATGAAGACCAAGCAGGAGGGCAACGGCGTCACCTGGTCCCTGCGCTCGTTCCGCCGCGACAGCCGCAAGAACCGCGAGGTGATCAACATCGAGATGCGCGAGGTCTCCATGAAGACGGTGGGCTGGGCCCGGGAGAACACCCGCTTCGTCATGGAGGGGCCGCTCCAGCTGTCGCAGCCGGCCGACGGCCAGTGGCTGAAGAAGGGCAGCAAGGCCCTCAAGTTCCAGAATGTCCAGAGCCTGCTGATGGTGAGGACGCAGCGGGCGGGGGACGCCCCCGGACCGGG